The proteins below are encoded in one region of Actinomycetota bacterium:
- a CDS encoding cyclic nucleotide-binding domain-containing protein, which translates to MAKPKPKLEPVLAAVPLFEGLSKRHLKKLASLAEMANFMQGAKVVKEGDPGDSFYVALSGEAKVMVKGRTVHRVLPGDHFGEISLLDGGERTATVVAETPMTLLMITRKNFLKELEQDPEVAITLLESLARMIRRVDRSLAR; encoded by the coding sequence GTGGCCAAGCCGAAGCCGAAGCTCGAGCCCGTGCTCGCGGCCGTCCCGCTGTTCGAGGGGCTGTCGAAGCGCCACCTGAAGAAGCTCGCCTCGCTCGCCGAGATGGCCAACTTCATGCAGGGGGCCAAGGTCGTGAAGGAAGGCGATCCTGGCGACAGCTTCTACGTCGCGCTCTCCGGCGAGGCGAAGGTCATGGTCAAGGGCAGGACCGTGCACCGCGTGTTGCCAGGCGATCATTTCGGCGAGATCTCGCTGCTCGACGGCGGCGAGCGCACCGCAACGGTCGTGGCCGAAACCCCGATGACGCTGCTGATGATCACGCGGAAGAACTTCCTGAAGGAGCTCGAACAGGATCCCGAGGTCGCGATCACGCTGCTCGAGAGCCTCGCCCGCATGATCCGCCGCGTCGACCGGTCGCTGGCCCGCTGA
- a CDS encoding Crp/Fnr family transcriptional regulator has translation MVAREQRGLHPRPLEIAVRAGSVVVRQGEPSPPMRVVTHGAFVVEVLRLDGRRLVLDVLGPGDGVGGPGDGAGSDGEERLAQATVRALKPGRLREISPGEAVPLLVRRAERTARLAADLAWFDVPTRLAARLQVLAGRFGHPVAGGVAIGLRLTHEDLADLCGTTRESVTRAMRVLAREGRLEVPTRGRIVLRHRLSAVPSCNRIRLHVPQ, from the coding sequence ATGGTCGCCCGAGAGCAGCGAGGGCTGCATCCGCGTCCCCTCGAGATCGCCGTGCGCGCCGGAAGCGTGGTCGTCCGGCAGGGCGAGCCAAGCCCGCCGATGCGGGTCGTCACGCACGGTGCGTTCGTCGTCGAGGTGCTCCGGCTCGACGGGCGCCGGCTGGTACTCGACGTGCTCGGACCCGGCGACGGGGTCGGGGGCCCCGGTGACGGCGCCGGCTCCGACGGAGAGGAGCGTCTCGCCCAGGCGACGGTGCGTGCCCTGAAGCCCGGCCGGCTGCGCGAGATCTCGCCCGGCGAGGCGGTGCCGCTGCTGGTCCGGCGGGCCGAGCGAACGGCGCGACTCGCGGCCGATCTGGCGTGGTTCGACGTGCCGACCAGGCTCGCCGCGCGGCTGCAGGTGCTCGCCGGGCGGTTCGGGCATCCCGTGGCCGGCGGGGTCGCGATCGGGCTGCGTCTCACCCATGAGGATCTCGCCGACCTGTGCGGCACGACTCGTGAATCGGTGACCCGAGCGATGCGTGTGCTGGCTCGCGAAGGCCGGCTCGAGGTACCGACGCGGGGACGCATCGTGCTGCGTCACCGGCTGTCGGCCGTGCCCTCCTGCAACAGGATCAGGCTGCACGTGCCGCAGTAG
- a CDS encoding MBL fold metallo-hydrolase — protein MLPIVRVLAPNPSAYTLDGTNTWVVGEAHSVVVIDPGPDDPAHLDEVALAAGGDVSAVLVTHDHPDHAPGAVSFAARVDAPLYAFRLTGAEHLRDGQQLRAGAVTLTAVHTPGHTSDHMAFYVPSEGALFTGDAVLGRGTSFIDPPDGDLAQYLRSLARMQELAPRTIYPGHGPVVLGAAAKLQEYLDHRAEREEQVVEAISHGPRTVTDIVGEIYAAYPPEVHELAARSVLAHLLKLSMEGRAAQMGRGDDASWEAVAPRSCERCGKPVKGRARYCGTCSLILLQEGTADSR, from the coding sequence ATGTTGCCGATCGTGCGGGTGCTGGCTCCGAACCCGAGCGCCTACACGCTCGACGGGACGAACACGTGGGTCGTGGGCGAGGCCCACTCGGTCGTCGTGATCGACCCAGGACCGGACGACCCTGCTCACCTCGACGAGGTTGCACTCGCCGCGGGCGGAGATGTGAGCGCGGTGCTCGTCACCCACGATCACCCCGACCACGCGCCTGGAGCCGTATCGTTCGCCGCCCGCGTGGACGCGCCGCTCTATGCGTTCCGGCTCACCGGCGCCGAGCACCTGCGCGATGGGCAGCAACTGCGGGCGGGAGCCGTGACGCTCACCGCGGTGCACACGCCCGGGCATACCAGCGACCACATGGCGTTCTACGTTCCCTCGGAGGGCGCCCTGTTCACGGGCGACGCGGTACTCGGTCGCGGCACGAGCTTCATCGACCCGCCCGACGGCGACCTGGCCCAGTACCTTCGGTCGCTCGCCCGCATGCAGGAGCTCGCTCCGCGCACGATCTACCCGGGCCACGGTCCCGTCGTCCTCGGCGCCGCGGCCAAGTTGCAGGAGTACCTCGATCACCGCGCGGAGCGCGAGGAGCAGGTCGTCGAGGCGATCTCGCACGGACCCCGCACGGTCACCGACATCGTGGGCGAGATCTACGCCGCGTACCCCCCCGAGGTGCACGAGCTCGCCGCCCGCTCGGTGCTCGCACACCTGTTGAAGCTCTCCATGGAGGGCCGGGCAGCGCAGATGGGGCGCGGCGACGACGCTTCTTGGGAGGCGGTCGCTCCTCGCTCGTGCGAGCGGTGCGGCAAGCCGGTGAAGGGCCGGGCGCGCTACTGCGGCACGTGCAGCCTGATCCTGTTGCAGGAGGGCACGGCCGACAGCCGGTGA
- a CDS encoding NUDIX domain-containing protein yields MSEQIRHAASVVAVREGDDEPEVLVLERGADSRFLPGYVVFPGGAVDADDAVLAARWFDDEGEAARAAAVRELVEEAGLALTRGGLVDASDPDSLDPVHASPPIAAQLHELARWVAPDEVPVRFDARYFTIAAPRDLEPAPDGGEAAHAWWASPRALLGEWQAGARKLYWPTYATMLELAACGSTEAIVTLTFETREPDDDEVVRLPRSVFWED; encoded by the coding sequence ATGAGCGAGCAGATCCGACACGCCGCGTCGGTGGTCGCCGTGCGCGAGGGCGACGACGAGCCCGAGGTGCTCGTCCTCGAGCGGGGGGCCGACAGCCGCTTCCTGCCCGGGTACGTCGTGTTCCCGGGAGGAGCGGTCGACGCCGACGACGCCGTGCTGGCGGCTCGCTGGTTCGACGACGAGGGCGAAGCGGCGCGGGCCGCCGCCGTGCGCGAGCTCGTCGAGGAGGCAGGCCTCGCCCTCACCCGCGGTGGGCTGGTCGATGCCAGCGACCCGGACTCGCTCGATCCGGTGCACGCTTCGCCGCCGATCGCGGCCCAGCTGCACGAGCTCGCGCGGTGGGTCGCTCCCGACGAGGTGCCCGTGCGGTTCGACGCCCGCTATTTCACGATCGCCGCGCCGAGGGATCTCGAGCCGGCACCCGACGGTGGGGAAGCCGCCCACGCCTGGTGGGCCTCGCCTCGGGCGTTGCTCGGCGAGTGGCAGGCCGGCGCCCGCAAGCTGTACTGGCCGACCTACGCCACGATGCTCGAGCTCGCCGCCTGCGGGAGCACCGAGGCGATCGTGACGCTCACCTTCGAGACGCGCGAGCCCGACGACGACGAGGTCGTGCGGCTGCCGCGGTCGGTCTTCTGGGAGGACTGA
- a CDS encoding SAM-dependent methyltransferase produces the protein MDAEGPGVVARTIVDEIRRLGPMRFDRFMELALYSPGGYYDEPPVGAGPTGDFVTSPHVHPIFAQLLAEAIRDLHEAMGRPDGFELIEAGAGDGTLLRALLPELADLDTRVTAVERSAGARTALATIDGVTVRDAMPAASAPAMIIAHELLDNLPFRRFRLADEGSHEAFVGLDGDRLVEVLRPVTDLEATDVETIVPTGAATFVTAALEGSAPRVMLAIDYGSDRGSGGPAHGYASHRVVEDLFAAPGTTDITAGVDFGFLAETATAQGLRAFPTVSQHDALIALGFEDWLHTELERQQDLLDSGRGADAVRTWGGRSRATMLADPAGLGRFRWFVVATPDVAEPAFLRAAREHRSAAEA, from the coding sequence ATGGACGCCGAGGGCCCGGGCGTGGTCGCCCGCACGATCGTGGACGAGATCCGCCGACTCGGGCCGATGCGCTTCGACCGGTTCATGGAGCTCGCCCTGTACTCGCCGGGCGGCTACTACGACGAGCCACCGGTCGGTGCAGGACCGACGGGCGACTTCGTGACGAGCCCTCACGTGCACCCGATCTTCGCGCAGCTGCTCGCCGAGGCGATCCGCGACCTGCACGAGGCGATGGGCCGTCCCGACGGGTTCGAGCTGATCGAGGCAGGGGCCGGCGACGGCACGCTGCTTCGAGCTCTGCTCCCAGAGCTCGCCGATCTCGATACGAGGGTCACCGCGGTCGAACGCAGCGCCGGGGCTCGAACGGCGCTGGCGACGATCGACGGGGTGACGGTCCGCGACGCGATGCCCGCCGCGAGCGCACCGGCGATGATCATCGCGCACGAGCTGCTGGACAACCTGCCGTTCCGGAGGTTCCGGCTGGCCGACGAGGGCTCGCACGAGGCCTTCGTCGGCCTCGACGGCGACCGGCTCGTCGAGGTGCTGCGGCCGGTCACCGACCTCGAGGCGACCGACGTCGAGACCATCGTGCCGACTGGCGCGGCGACGTTCGTGACGGCGGCGCTCGAGGGGTCGGCGCCCCGCGTCATGCTCGCGATCGACTACGGCTCCGACCGTGGTTCCGGTGGCCCGGCCCACGGGTACGCCTCGCACCGGGTCGTCGAGGACCTGTTCGCCGCGCCCGGCACGACCGACATCACCGCGGGCGTGGACTTCGGGTTCCTGGCGGAGACGGCGACGGCGCAGGGACTGCGGGCCTTCCCGACCGTCTCGCAGCACGACGCCCTGATCGCGCTCGGCTTCGAGGACTGGCTGCACACCGAGCTCGAGCGCCAGCAGGACCTGCTCGACTCCGGACGCGGCGCCGACGCGGTGCGCACGTGGGGTGGCCGAAGCCGGGCGACGATGCTGGCCGACCCCGCCGGGCTCGGGCGTTTCCGATGGTTCGTGGTGGCCACCCCCGACGTCGCCGAACCGGCGTTCCTGCGTGCGGCTCGTGAGCACCGTTCAGCCGCCGAGGCGTGA